A section of the Roseivirga sp. BDSF3-8 genome encodes:
- a CDS encoding amino acid adenylation domain-containing protein, with translation MEELIGYSLSPQQQMYASSGLMGDDTIIQVRVKTLRPVATTVLKESFRSVCDQESTFKVKYVLESDSNEYLQIPIDDLRVEFEERTELPKYPFESQGTKPGTEEGPLLVITVCPSESHTDISLTTLALCCDEESLLTMCRMAIDTVTGKAGEYDIISYLQYSEWQRGLLSDDDSRDSLQWWQSYTFGLPGAPQNRLVTSLNTSEKDYTEISLSLGSELLEIARNLAAKSETGIASVWTSALYLAFSRLNDGRPFSIASLDSGRSFDELNHTIGLMEKPLPFYMEVNENDTVQKLLSTAFTRTEELDTYKEVFPLTDTLAEHADYLQYALKVSLPGVENPFTLEHTSRGGGFHIIQVHIRYTEENRADIVLSYDRKVVSETAAQIIASSITGTLQSLTTVHTVGEVSCLGPDMETTVLNSFSGKTNAHTDVSQTLLESWDHIAAQYPDNLAIEDKKSAFTYSEIDRLANLTAQTLISQYNIGRGDKVIIFMQGNCHMVQSMLAVLKAGATYVPVDAGAPYSHLSFIVNDAACRLILTTSDIASDAIIQAEVCYVDNISEEEDLEFTLPVRPWDAEAYCIYTSGTTGKPKGTRISDASLMNYISWFREEFSIGADDVTALLSSFAFDLGYTSLWGGILSGSTVYLADTELIKNPEGLTSFVLGKGITFLKTTPSLLHIFLMAGNSNELGQSKLRLWLIGGEAIHTGDLIRMSDLVPDIQLVNHYGPSETTIGTIFYPIPSQDLRTYETRPVIGRPVTNNHVYILNETLKPVMPGQQGQIAISGRGLSKGYLNREALTLEKFIDNPFEQGHKMYLTGDLGYFTEEGLIGFLGRKDDQVKIRGYRVELDGVKSRLLELEGIAEAAVVSRQSGDFGNEIVAYLVGDRAYDTQQLRTELQAKVPDYMVPSHIVGLESMPLTANGKVDKKRLPQPEDVSTGGPVTSAETSTQASLLAIWKEIFANENIGIKDGFFDLGGHSLRAIQMASLISEKMGITVDLREIFTYDSVETLAGHIDQTHDGSVGKETIIEPLPLQEYYALSHAQKRIWLVSQQEQGSVAYNVPSAFEVSGKVTPENIKNAFIVLVQRYEILRTIFLEVKGEPVQKVLSEAPAEEMWSFVNLEDNSQPGEAIKQSILAEYSHHFEMDEVPPVRLSMLKISEDRNVIILNIHHILSDGWSRALLSKDFLEILAGMLSGTTSVATGTSVQFKDYIPVQNQAIKDNESFWKKYLATWPAPLSFPIDHARPEKITFKGKAIHTTLDRAEYKAIQDLAQKEGTTVNNIFLSLYGLLLRGYTGEENIPVGVISSGRNHSQILNTPGLFINYLPLNISVPGGIAYRDYLSQFSVDFQEVLLHDSYPYDLMVEQKSETLPANRNPLFDTMLIFHNEQELHEDSINELKKSLPGGIEINPVSLDMKERGTKLDFKVDIGVGDDRLSIQLEYNTMLLEDATAQDILNRYVSLINNLADQGPEAITTNMPSSATDKLVWKKKGSYQFPEAKSPLRITASFTAEPLQDALAVLLEEFQLPLYPEFAPYHQVIRELSDLASGLHAHDGKHVLLVRLEDYIRENEDGDKAKIEILQGIKDQLCKLISTHSTDILLYLFPVSSGAPHSQEVRNTIVTLNNALASDLASLPYVSIVRAEEINTSNPGLLIEDVSQDKIGHIPFTEEYYIALAGNITRQLYGRRTSAIKAIAVDCDNTLWKGVCGEDKPEAMVITPGHRYMQQFLLQKKKEGFLILLLSKNHEEDVWNVFRQNPDMVLTEADITDYRINWESKAVNISSLAEDLNIGVDSFVFLDDNPVEVKEMLARRQEVFSLQVPEERYLEVFLNRIWGLDKFDITEEDSQRSEMYRAEKARRSLKSEKEELNEYLADLKLEISFNSVGEEHVSRISQLTQRTNQFNLSTIRRTEEEVRSLIHKTGTDCYKVHVRDRFGDYGITGLVITKIQGEVLLVDTFLLSCRVLGRNVEQGITWLLSRICHENGLKEIKTSFIPTAKNTPAYNYLTAARWELTEDTVAGKLFRLDPLEVTRPLHIDLYFCEELPARDKQQNEDTAGEVLFYPDHTGVAVRNMQEAVKQYRSLGYTVSEPVFDPLQKVMLAMCELPGHVNIELVSPAGENEGPLYNILDTDGEGPYHLCYRVKNFNEALAAFEKANPGYDIILKPTAAILFHGLEVMFIYHQNTGLIELLQDPGMRQNGLLAGKPFVKLSTPDISKTLASLQPLGYYTDSYGMARAVSNKYSTILLSENNDGKTRIQQIFSFTSRPVPHGDEAAPAYIQWLEESNSVDYQFDEALYKGKLLLHFMQYKGLYYSDHTAVNQLLQTRNTTHSVRGTYESAEGDTEQRLQAIWGEVLKQEDVGVTSEFASLGGHSLRATQVLARIYREFGVEIGLTEFFRHDTIRKLAELVSSRQPASKVTSIPVLPVAVDYEASHAQKRLWVIQQMNPVNTAYNLYSSYELTGTPDTRRLEKAIEKVIARHEPLRTAFKKNVEGELRQVIADHTAVGFKVMETDMTGHETEEVHAYLQQCVDTPFDLSTAPLFRVELVKTGDEKYILLYVIHHIISDGWSLQVMFNEVMAIYNSPDQVKPEVLATLHAQYKDFASWSNNRLSSGKLDDARSFWMNKYATVPEKLNIKTDFARPEIRSFEGNTIRTSFSEEVIDIIRKESLKHGVSAYTFLLSAVAVLFHKYAKQENMVIGIPSAGRVHRDLEPLIGFFVNTLALRFNIKRDLSVSSLLEEVKTELSTSLDHQEYPFDMLVNDLDLSREERQMPLFNVMVQMLDFSNVRDSQRSMEGLKIETYEYPKRNTSLFELRFTFHMYETEIYMDVEYNTSLFKESRITRLITHLEQVIKGFADPDKAIGKIQHLTEAEQNMIMQFAKGN, from the coding sequence AGCTTCAGGTCAGTATGTGACCAGGAAAGTACTTTTAAGGTGAAATATGTACTGGAAAGCGATAGTAATGAATATCTCCAAATTCCAATAGACGACCTTAGGGTGGAATTTGAGGAAAGAACAGAATTGCCAAAATATCCTTTTGAGAGCCAAGGTACAAAGCCCGGTACGGAAGAAGGGCCTTTACTGGTTATTACTGTTTGTCCGTCAGAATCTCATACGGATATTAGTCTTACTACTCTCGCGCTCTGTTGTGATGAGGAAAGCCTGCTTACTATGTGCAGGATGGCTATTGATACAGTTACAGGAAAGGCAGGTGAGTATGATATTATAAGCTATCTGCAGTATAGTGAGTGGCAGCGTGGTTTGCTGTCTGATGATGATAGCCGGGATAGTTTGCAATGGTGGCAATCTTACACCTTCGGCCTGCCTGGTGCACCGCAAAACAGGTTGGTTACTTCTCTGAATACAAGTGAAAAAGATTATACTGAGATTAGCCTTAGTTTAGGCTCTGAGTTACTCGAAATTGCCCGGAACCTGGCTGCTAAATCGGAAACCGGTATTGCAAGTGTTTGGACTTCGGCGCTGTATTTAGCCTTCAGTCGTTTGAATGACGGAAGGCCATTTTCTATTGCCAGCCTTGATAGCGGCAGGAGCTTTGATGAGCTGAACCATACGATTGGCCTGATGGAAAAGCCTCTGCCATTCTACATGGAGGTGAATGAAAACGACACCGTTCAGAAATTGCTGTCTACTGCTTTCACAAGGACTGAGGAGCTGGATACATATAAAGAAGTATTCCCCCTGACCGACACGCTGGCAGAGCATGCTGATTACCTGCAGTATGCCCTGAAAGTTAGCCTTCCCGGGGTAGAAAATCCTTTTACTCTTGAGCACACATCCAGGGGTGGTGGTTTCCATATTATACAGGTACATATCCGGTATACTGAAGAAAATAGAGCAGACATAGTTTTATCTTATGACCGGAAGGTAGTGAGCGAAACTGCCGCTCAGATTATTGCCAGCTCCATTACTGGTACACTTCAATCTCTGACTACTGTACATACCGTAGGAGAGGTGTCTTGCCTTGGGCCGGATATGGAAACTACAGTACTGAACAGTTTCTCGGGAAAGACTAATGCCCATACAGATGTGTCCCAGACATTATTGGAAAGTTGGGATCACATTGCTGCCCAATATCCTGATAATCTGGCAATTGAAGATAAGAAGAGTGCTTTCACATATAGTGAAATAGACAGGCTGGCCAACCTTACTGCGCAAACGCTGATAAGTCAATATAATATAGGCAGGGGTGATAAGGTCATTATATTCATGCAAGGCAACTGCCATATGGTGCAGTCCATGCTGGCAGTATTAAAAGCAGGAGCTACTTATGTACCTGTAGATGCCGGAGCTCCCTATTCACATCTGAGCTTCATTGTGAATGATGCAGCCTGCAGACTTATTCTTACCACATCAGATATAGCCTCGGATGCCATCATTCAGGCAGAAGTGTGCTATGTGGACAATATTTCTGAAGAAGAAGACCTTGAGTTTACACTTCCGGTAAGGCCTTGGGACGCCGAGGCGTATTGTATATATACCTCAGGTACAACGGGTAAGCCTAAAGGCACACGAATCAGTGATGCTTCCCTGATGAACTATATATCATGGTTTAGGGAAGAGTTTTCCATTGGGGCAGATGACGTTACAGCGCTATTATCTTCATTTGCCTTTGACCTTGGATATACGAGCCTGTGGGGTGGTATACTTTCCGGTAGTACGGTATACCTGGCAGATACAGAACTTATAAAAAACCCAGAAGGCCTTACATCTTTTGTGCTCGGCAAGGGCATTACTTTCCTGAAGACCACCCCGTCTCTGTTACACATTTTTCTGATGGCCGGAAACTCCAATGAACTGGGACAGTCTAAGCTGCGTCTTTGGCTTATAGGAGGAGAGGCCATTCATACAGGTGACCTTATCAGAATGAGCGACCTGGTACCTGATATTCAGTTAGTGAACCACTACGGCCCTTCAGAGACCACCATAGGTACTATATTTTATCCCATCCCTTCACAGGATTTGAGGACTTATGAAACCAGGCCGGTAATAGGACGTCCTGTGACTAATAACCATGTATATATTTTAAATGAGACGCTTAAGCCTGTAATGCCTGGCCAGCAGGGACAGATTGCCATTTCAGGCAGGGGACTTTCAAAGGGGTATCTGAACAGGGAGGCACTTACACTTGAGAAATTTATAGATAACCCCTTTGAACAGGGGCATAAAATGTACCTGACCGGAGATTTAGGATATTTTACTGAAGAGGGCCTCATAGGTTTTCTAGGCAGGAAAGATGACCAGGTAAAAATCAGAGGGTACAGGGTAGAGCTTGATGGTGTAAAATCACGACTGCTGGAACTGGAGGGCATTGCTGAAGCAGCAGTGGTAAGCCGCCAGTCAGGCGATTTTGGGAATGAAATCGTGGCCTACCTGGTTGGTGATCGGGCCTATGATACGCAACAGCTTCGTACTGAACTTCAGGCAAAGGTTCCGGACTATATGGTGCCTTCTCACATTGTAGGACTGGAAAGCATGCCTCTCACTGCTAATGGAAAGGTAGATAAAAAACGCCTGCCACAACCTGAAGATGTAAGCACAGGCGGGCCTGTTACTTCTGCTGAAACGTCTACGCAAGCCAGCCTTCTTGCGATCTGGAAAGAAATATTTGCCAATGAAAATATTGGCATTAAAGATGGTTTCTTCGATCTGGGGGGGCATAGCCTGCGCGCCATTCAGATGGCTAGTCTCATTAGTGAGAAAATGGGCATTACTGTTGACCTGCGGGAAATATTTACATATGACAGTGTAGAAACCCTGGCTGGCCATATTGACCAAACACATGATGGCTCCGTAGGTAAAGAAACCATTATTGAGCCACTTCCGCTACAGGAATATTATGCCCTGAGCCATGCCCAAAAGAGGATATGGCTGGTGAGCCAGCAGGAGCAGGGGTCTGTGGCCTATAATGTTCCATCTGCATTTGAGGTTAGCGGAAAAGTCACTCCTGAAAACATAAAAAATGCTTTCATAGTGCTTGTGCAAAGGTATGAGATTCTCCGTACCATATTTCTGGAAGTAAAAGGAGAGCCTGTACAGAAAGTATTGTCTGAAGCACCTGCTGAAGAAATGTGGTCTTTCGTAAACCTGGAAGATAATAGCCAGCCCGGAGAGGCCATCAAACAAAGCATACTTGCCGAGTACAGCCATCACTTTGAGATGGACGAAGTACCACCGGTAAGGCTCAGTATGTTAAAAATCAGCGAGGACAGAAATGTTATAATACTAAATATACACCATATCCTTTCCGATGGGTGGTCCAGGGCACTGTTAAGTAAAGATTTCCTGGAAATTCTCGCAGGTATGCTCTCCGGAACTACTTCAGTTGCCACGGGGACATCTGTTCAATTCAAAGATTATATACCTGTTCAGAATCAGGCTATAAAGGATAATGAGAGCTTTTGGAAGAAGTACCTGGCCACCTGGCCCGCTCCGCTCTCTTTCCCTATAGATCATGCCAGACCAGAGAAAATTACGTTTAAAGGTAAAGCAATACATACTACGCTTGATCGTGCAGAGTATAAGGCTATTCAGGATCTGGCTCAGAAGGAAGGCACTACCGTAAATAATATATTCCTATCGCTTTACGGGTTGCTGCTGAGAGGATACACAGGAGAGGAAAATATACCTGTTGGGGTAATAAGTTCTGGCAGGAATCACAGTCAGATATTAAATACTCCAGGGCTGTTTATAAACTACCTGCCCCTTAATATCTCTGTGCCTGGTGGTATAGCGTACAGGGATTATTTGAGCCAGTTTTCTGTGGATTTTCAGGAAGTTCTACTTCATGACAGCTACCCTTATGATCTGATGGTTGAGCAAAAAAGCGAGACACTACCGGCAAACAGAAACCCGCTTTTTGATACCATGCTCATCTTTCATAATGAGCAGGAGCTGCACGAGGATAGTATAAATGAGCTGAAAAAGAGCCTGCCCGGCGGAATAGAGATCAACCCTGTATCCCTGGATATGAAAGAGCGGGGTACCAAACTTGATTTTAAAGTTGATATAGGTGTTGGGGATGACAGGCTGAGTATACAGCTTGAATATAATACCATGCTTCTTGAAGATGCAACGGCACAGGATATATTAAATAGGTATGTAAGCCTTATAAATAACCTTGCTGATCAGGGGCCGGAAGCCATTACCACCAATATGCCTTCCTCTGCAACAGATAAACTTGTCTGGAAGAAAAAGGGAAGCTATCAGTTTCCCGAGGCAAAAAGTCCGCTTCGCATAACTGCTTCTTTCACCGCCGAACCTTTACAAGATGCGCTGGCAGTCCTTTTAGAAGAGTTTCAGTTGCCACTATACCCTGAGTTCGCTCCTTACCATCAGGTGATAAGAGAGCTTTCAGATCTTGCAAGCGGCCTCCATGCTCATGATGGAAAGCACGTATTACTAGTCAGACTTGAAGACTACATTCGCGAAAACGAAGATGGGGATAAAGCTAAAATTGAGATACTTCAGGGTATTAAAGATCAGCTATGTAAGCTGATATCAACTCACAGCACTGATATACTGTTGTACCTGTTCCCCGTTTCATCAGGAGCCCCCCATAGCCAGGAGGTAAGAAATACTATTGTTACACTGAATAATGCACTGGCTTCTGATTTAGCAAGCCTGCCTTATGTAAGTATAGTCCGGGCGGAAGAGATTAATACCTCAAACCCTGGATTGCTTATAGAGGATGTTAGCCAGGACAAAATAGGGCATATACCTTTTACAGAAGAGTATTATATAGCACTTGCCGGCAATATCACAAGGCAACTTTACGGCCGCAGAACAAGCGCTATCAAGGCCATTGCCGTAGACTGCGATAATACATTGTGGAAGGGGGTCTGCGGAGAAGACAAGCCTGAGGCAATGGTTATCACTCCTGGTCACAGGTACATGCAGCAATTCCTGCTACAAAAGAAAAAGGAAGGTTTTCTGATCCTGCTTCTCAGCAAAAACCATGAAGAGGATGTCTGGAATGTGTTCAGGCAAAATCCTGATATGGTACTTACAGAGGCAGATATTACAGATTACCGTATAAACTGGGAGAGCAAGGCCGTAAATATATCTTCACTGGCAGAAGATCTCAATATTGGAGTTGACAGTTTTGTTTTCCTGGATGATAATCCGGTGGAAGTAAAGGAAATGCTGGCTCGCAGGCAGGAAGTATTCAGCTTGCAGGTGCCTGAAGAGCGATACCTGGAAGTATTCCTTAATCGTATCTGGGGGCTGGACAAGTTTGATATTACAGAAGAGGATAGCCAGAGGAGTGAAATGTACCGTGCCGAAAAAGCACGGCGCAGTCTAAAGTCAGAGAAAGAAGAGCTTAATGAATACCTCGCAGACCTTAAGCTGGAAATCAGCTTTAACAGCGTAGGAGAGGAGCATGTATCCAGAATTAGCCAGCTTACTCAGAGAACCAACCAGTTTAACCTGAGTACGATCCGGAGAACTGAAGAAGAAGTACGAAGCCTGATACACAAGACCGGTACAGATTGCTATAAAGTACATGTAAGAGACCGCTTTGGTGACTATGGCATAACCGGCCTGGTAATTACTAAAATACAGGGAGAAGTTCTCTTAGTAGACACCTTCCTTCTTAGTTGCCGTGTACTGGGCAGAAATGTAGAGCAGGGAATAACCTGGCTACTGAGCAGAATATGCCATGAAAATGGGCTAAAAGAGATTAAGACTTCCTTTATTCCTACAGCTAAGAACACTCCGGCATATAATTATCTAACGGCGGCCAGGTGGGAGCTTACCGAAGACACCGTCGCAGGTAAGCTGTTCAGGCTGGACCCTTTAGAGGTTACGCGCCCGCTTCATATAGATCTTTATTTCTGTGAGGAATTACCCGCTCGGGATAAGCAGCAAAATGAAGATACTGCGGGTGAGGTATTGTTTTACCCCGACCATACCGGTGTAGCCGTCCGGAATATGCAGGAAGCTGTAAAACAGTACCGCAGCTTAGGATATACTGTGTCCGAACCGGTATTTGACCCCCTACAGAAGGTTATGCTGGCAATGTGTGAGCTTCCAGGTCATGTTAATATAGAACTGGTTTCACCTGCTGGAGAAAATGAGGGGCCGCTTTATAATATACTTGATACAGATGGTGAAGGGCCCTATCACCTATGTTACAGGGTAAAGAACTTTAATGAAGCCTTAGCCGCTTTTGAAAAGGCTAACCCCGGTTATGATATAATACTGAAACCTACCGCAGCTATCCTTTTTCACGGATTGGAGGTAATGTTTATTTATCATCAAAATACAGGTCTGATAGAGTTACTACAGGATCCTGGTATGAGGCAAAACGGATTGCTTGCCGGTAAGCCATTTGTAAAACTCAGCACCCCGGATATCTCTAAAACCTTAGCCTCCCTTCAGCCCCTTGGCTATTATACTGATAGCTATGGTATGGCCAGGGCAGTAAGTAATAAATACAGCACCATTTTGCTTTCAGAGAATAATGATGGCAAAACTCGCATACAGCAAATATTTTCTTTTACTTCCAGGCCCGTTCCTCACGGTGATGAAGCTGCTCCGGCGTATATCCAATGGTTAGAGGAGAGTAATTCAGTTGACTATCAGTTTGACGAAGCGCTTTATAAAGGTAAACTCCTGCTGCATTTTATGCAGTATAAGGGATTGTACTACAGCGACCATACTGCTGTAAATCAATTGTTGCAAACAAGGAATACTACACATTCTGTCAGGGGTACATACGAGTCTGCAGAAGGTGATACTGAACAAAGGCTTCAGGCTATATGGGGGGAAGTCCTGAAACAGGAAGACGTTGGTGTCACCTCTGAGTTCGCAAGTCTCGGAGGACATTCTCTTCGGGCTACCCAGGTTCTGGCTCGTATATATCGCGAGTTTGGCGTAGAGATAGGCCTTACCGAATTCTTCAGACATGACACAATCAGGAAGCTGGCAGAGCTTGTCTCTTCCAGACAGCCTGCAAGTAAAGTCACCTCTATTCCTGTCCTTCCTGTAGCTGTGGATTATGAAGCTTCCCATGCTCAGAAGCGGCTTTGGGTAATTCAGCAGATGAATCCGGTCAATACTGCCTATAATCTTTACAGCAGCTATGAGCTTACAGGAACTCCGGATACGCGCAGACTGGAAAAAGCAATTGAAAAGGTTATTGCTCGCCATGAACCTCTTAGAACTGCCTTTAAGAAAAATGTCGAAGGTGAGCTTCGCCAGGTAATTGCTGACCATACTGCTGTGGGCTTTAAAGTAATGGAAACGGACATGACCGGGCATGAAACCGAAGAGGTTCATGCTTATCTGCAGCAATGCGTAGATACACCGTTTGACCTTTCCACTGCGCCACTATTCAGGGTAGAGTTAGTAAAGACAGGTGATGAAAAGTATATACTCCTGTATGTCATACATCATATCATTTCTGACGGGTGGTCTTTACAGGTAATGTTTAATGAGGTCATGGCTATTTATAACAGCCCGGACCAGGTGAAACCAGAAGTACTAGCCACTTTACATGCTCAGTATAAGGATTTTGCAAGTTGGAGCAATAACAGGCTAAGTAGCGGTAAACTGGATGATGCACGTAGCTTCTGGATGAATAAGTATGCTACCGTTCCGGAAAAACTAAATATAAAAACAGACTTCGCCAGACCGGAAATCAGATCGTTTGAAGGTAATACTATACGAACTTCTTTCTCTGAGGAGGTTATAGATATCATCCGTAAAGAGAGCCTGAAACATGGTGTAAGTGCTTATACCTTCCTATTATCTGCAGTGGCAGTGCTGTTCCATAAGTATGCTAAGCAGGAAAATATGGTAATTGGCATTCCTTCTGCAGGCCGTGTACACCGGGATCTTGAGCCGTTGATCGGCTTCTTTGTCAATACACTGGCCCTTCGCTTCAATATAAAGAGAGACCTATCAGTGTCTTCCCTGCTGGAAGAGGTAAAGACTGAACTCTCCACTTCACTTGACCACCAGGAGTATCCTTTTGATATGCTTGTAAACGATCTGGACCTAAGCAGGGAAGAGCGGCAGATGCCCCTGTTCAATGTAATGGTGCAGATGCTTGACTTCTCCAATGTAAGAGACAGCCAGCGTAGCATGGAAGGACTGAAAATAGAGACTTACGAGTATCCGAAACGTAATACCAGCCTCTTCGAGTTGAGGTTCACCTTCCATATGTATGAAACGGAAATATACATGGATGTAGAATATAATACATCTCTGTTCAAAGAATCCAGGATTACACGCCTTATCACCCATTTAGAACAGGTAATTAAAGGCTTTGCCGATCCTGATAAAGCCATAGGTAAAATACAGCACCTTACCGAGGCTGAACAAAATATGATTATGCAATTCGCTAAAGGAAACTAA